The window ATATAAAAGATGTTTTTATTAGTTGTTTTTTATATTAAGGTTAAAGATAATAATTAAAACCTTTGTCGGTTTATGATTTATATCTTTTTAAATATTTGTTCATGATAACAGGCTTGTTTATTATCAAAATAAAGACCAAAGTTTAATTCTTTCTGATTCTGGATACAATCAAATCTTTTTCAGAATAGATCAAAATTCCTGTAAAAGCCAAAAATAGTAAATTACTGGTTATAATGTTATAGTCTAGATATTTTACTATAACAAAGCTGAATACTCCCAAAAGGATCAGAAAGAAAGACATTTTCTTCATTCTGTAAGGAATTGGGTAATATTTCTGCCCCAGCAGATAAGAGACAATCATCATCATAATATAAGCTCCGAATGTAGCCCATGCAGAACCTATCATGCTGTGATAATAATTTAGGGCTAAAAGGTTAAGGACAATGTTGATGCCTGCTCCAAGCCATGAAATAACAGTTCCCACACCTGTTCTGTCTGTTACTTTGTACCAGGTAGAAAAGTTATAATAGATTCCGAAACAAAGATTGGCAATAACAATGATCGGGATGATATCGATGGCAATCCAATAGGATTTGTTGGGGATGAAAACAGCTTTCAGCCATGAAATGTTGGCAATAATTCCCAAAGCCACAGTACAGGCAAAGAAGGCAAAATATTCTGCTACTTTAGCATAGGTTTTCTTGGCGTCTCCTTTATCCATCTGTTTAAAGAAAAAAGGTTCAATCCCCATTCTGTAGGCCGTAACAAATAATGTCATCAGTACAGCCAGTTTATAGCAGCCGCCATAAGCTCCGGCCAGCTCATCCGAAATGTATTTTCTCTGGATGGATTTATCAAAATTTTCATTGACCATAAAGGCAAGGCCTGCCAGCATCAATGGAAAGGAATATTTGATCATACGTCCGAATAAAGAGGTCAAGAACTGAAATCTTACTTTTAGTATGATAGGAAGTAACAGTAAAAAGCCCAAAGCGCTTCCGGCTAAATTACTGAAGAACGGATAATCTACATTCTGATCCAGCCCCATACTTCTTGATATGCTTTCCGGGATCCAGAAGAATAAAGCTGCTGTAAAAACAGCCTGGAATATAGCCTGTACAACTCTTACTGCAGAATATTTGATAGGTTTATTATGAAAGCGTAACCATGCAAAAGGGATTACCAGCAAATTGTCGAAAAAGGCAATTAAAGCAAACCATCTGATATATTCCGGATTATCATGATATCCTAAATAATCTGCAATAGGCTGATTAAACAAATAACACAAAGCAAGAAAAACAGTGGACGTAGAAAACAGAAACCAGAAAGAGGTATTGAATGTTCTCTTTTCATTACCGTCTTCCGCTGAAAAACGGAAATATGCAGTTTCAAAACCAAAAGAAAGAATGATATTCACAAACGAAATCCACGCATAGAGCTGTGTGAAAATCGCAAAACCTTCATTGGGAATCTTATAAATCAAAAGAGGATTCAGAATGAATAAAATAATTCTGGGCGCTATAGCTCCCGCTCCGTAGATGATTGTCTGCCCTAATAGTTTTTTGTACAAAGTC of the Chryseobacterium aureum genome contains:
- a CDS encoding oligosaccharide flippase family protein, with amino-acid sequence MYKKLLGQTIIYGAGAIAPRIILFILNPLLIYKIPNEGFAIFTQLYAWISFVNIILSFGFETAYFRFSAEDGNEKRTFNTSFWFLFSTSTVFLALCYLFNQPIADYLGYHDNPEYIRWFALIAFFDNLLVIPFAWLRFHNKPIKYSAVRVVQAIFQAVFTAALFFWIPESISRSMGLDQNVDYPFFSNLAGSALGFLLLLPIILKVRFQFLTSLFGRMIKYSFPLMLAGLAFMVNENFDKSIQRKYISDELAGAYGGCYKLAVLMTLFVTAYRMGIEPFFFKQMDKGDAKKTYAKVAEYFAFFACTVALGIIANISWLKAVFIPNKSYWIAIDIIPIIVIANLCFGIYYNFSTWYKVTDRTGVGTVISWLGAGINIVLNLLALNYYHSMIGSAWATFGAYIMMMIVSYLLGQKYYPIPYRMKKMSFFLILLGVFSFVIVKYLDYNIITSNLLFLAFTGILIYSEKDLIVSRIRKN